A stretch of the Calypte anna isolate BGI_N300 chromosome 5, bCalAnn1_v1.p, whole genome shotgun sequence genome encodes the following:
- the FADD gene encoding FAS-associated death domain protein, whose amino-acid sequence MDPFLARLLSISSRLNDKELSELKFLCKGIIGKSKLEFMQSGHELFNSLIEKQMITSGKVTFLEGLLKHIEREDLASELHQFVEEGEVNAPEEQPDANEKRRLRTAIEVICDNVGKEWRRVVRKLGLSEVKIQRIVAANPFDLHEQLLQALVEWQKWKGRDAKANDLIKALRVCHLNLAADRVELELLKLNS is encoded by the exons ATGGATCCCTTTCTGGCGCGGctgctctccatctcctccaggctgaacgaCAAAGAGCTCTCTGAACTGAAGTTTCTCTGCAAGGGGATAATTGGGAAAAGCAAGCTTGAGTTTATGCAAAGTGGCCATGAGCTTTTCAACAGCCTTATCGAGAAGCAGATGATTACAAGCGGGAAGGTGACGTTTCTTGAAGGTTTGCTTAAGCACATTGAAAGAGAAGATTTGGCCTCAGAGCTGCACCAGTTCGTTGAAGAAGGAGAAGTTAATGCTCCTGAGGAGCAGCCAGATGCCAATGAAAAAC gTCGTCTGAGGACAGCTATAGAAGTTATATGTGATAATGTTGGAAAAGAATGGAGAAGAGTGGTACGAAAACTTGGCctttctgaagtgaaaatacaaagaatagTGGCAGCCAATCCTTTTGACTTGCATGAACAGCTCTTGCAGGCCCTTGTGGAGTGGCAGAAATGGAAGGGAAGAGATGCGAAGGCAAATGACCTCATTAAAGCTCTTCGGGTCTGTCATCTGAATTTGGCAGCAGACCGGGTTGAACTGGAGTTGTTGAAACTGAACAGTTGA